The sequence CTTCTTGGATACTGGAGGAGCGTTTAAACGTCCTGGGGAAACTCGGTTGCATCATCTGTTGCTGTGGTTCCGTCGTGCTCATCATTCACGCCCCTAAAGCGGTGGCAACATCAAGGCGGGAGCTTGAAGACGGACTGTCAGATCCAGGTGATAATTTCTACTCTAAGttattagggccattgtagatagaaaaagaaaaagggaatacatttctgccaaaaaactaagttgttttttttctagaaagaacaagaaaatttctgcacttgaaattgaaattttactaacactttttaatgtgtttgtgaaacatggtggacCATGTCACTCATTGTCTACTCTTTCCTCCTGCAGTGTTTGTAACCTACATCCTACTCGTGGTGCTGACCCTGGTCACCCTGATCGTGTGGGTCGCTCCAGCTCACGGGACGTCCAACATCATGGTGTACGTCGCCATATGTTCGCTTCTTGGAAGCTTCACCGTCCCAAGCAGCAAAGGACTCGGCCTGGTGGCTCCTGATGTGTTCGGCGAAGGACAGTCAAATGTCGGCACCGTGGCTCTCTTCCTTGGCCTGCTGGGGGCGCTGGCGGTCAGCATACTGATCCAGTTCTTCTTCATCAATAAGGCCTTGGAGTGCTTCAGCTCCAACATATTTGAAGCGATATACTACGTGACGTTCACGTCCACCGTGATTTTCGCTTCTGCCCTTCTGTTCAAGGAGTGGACGGGACTCACGGCCACCGACGGCCTCGCCATGCTCTGCGGCCTGACAACCGTGTGTGTGGGAGTGATACTCCTTCGAATTTCCCAGGAAGCTATGATTACCTGGAAGGAGAAAAGGGAACGGAAAAAGACAGACTGATTGTGTTACGGTGTTTTTTTCGGGGGTGGGGGGTTGTTTTGCAGGACACAGACTCTGTTGCTCTGCACTACCTCCCCTTTAAGTGACCAAAATTGTGAGATGAAACGCTCAGCCGTGACCTTTGACCACATTAGTGTGAGGAGGAAAGCTTTGATTACATTGTGAGCATTTTATTGGATAGCGGGTGGGATTTGTCTGGAAACAAAATGGCGTTCTGTAGTGATGAGTCCGGCAACACCGATGCGTCGCCGCATGCGTCAAGCCCTTTGACAAAACTCCGTGTCGGTGCGCGTATTGCTTTCAGCAAGTCACGTGACCGATACAGGACCTGATTTGAAATGACACTGGTGCgccaaactgtgtttataaagAAGCGACTCTGTCAACGGGATGCATTTGCCAAAATAATTATTGATCTTTTACGGTACGTTGTCAACTATAGGGCATCCTCAAGGCAAACGAAAGGTTTTGTAGTTTGGGACCATTTTGATCTTACATCAGAAAACAAGCTATTGGTTatcactttgttgttgtttcatccagtttttttcagtttctacttgatctatctgaatccaaattcagctgaaattatCTCTTAATTTACTTTCATATTATGTTCCGCAGATTAAGTGTTGCATATGTATGACAGAActgtcttatttaaataaatccacctcCTCAATGCTGAGGCATTATAGGGCATCAGAATGAAGTCCCAGATACACCAGGATAAACTCGGGTATTCAGCACATTCTACAAAttactgtttctttttataaattatttcatgtaaatgtattgtttactttatttttttctacagcaggaGAAGTTGTGTCAAAAAAGCGTAACAgactaaattttaaaatgatgaaaaaacttattttttcaatgaaaatttgtggggggaaaaaaaacctcagtcCACAAGCATCCTCATTCCAAACACGTTCACTTAAATTTTCATCACTTGGtacatattcacattttttattgactgtatctaataatatcaaatatattttgaatttaactgaagataTGACAATAtgcaatatataatatacaataaaatacaatgacttaaatcttattgtatAGACTAGATCATCAAATCAGTCTGACAACTACATTGCCTGTAGGGatttttaatgtccagcaggtgtcagtatttAGCGACACAGTATAGACACAGTATCAATACAGTTTTGCTATGGGTTGAAATGCTTCATAACGCCTCATTTACCCATCACTAGCGTTCTGTACCTGTAGGGCTGTACAGGAATAAGGAAGTGTAGAGGGTGgctatttatacaaataaaaatcaaaaggttGTGCCTTTTTATGAAACCCATACAGGTTTCTTGTAGGGGTGCACTGAGAAATCAGATCAAATTTCCTTTGTCTTGGCAAATTGTCAATCGGTTTATACTTACAAGTGAAATAGAGTTGGATAATAGACCAATATATATAcaatgtgatcaatatcaatacaTAATAGGTCTAATAGAATTTTCAATAATGTCACTAaattctgatccagaaccgcacagcattctgggggatgtaggcagaggaaaggctttagccgcTCAACCTCTCCCGGTCTAGCTAAGCTAGCCCGGTGGTATCAACTaactcgctctttggttacctggCAACaactatattttttgttaaaaaaaaaaaggtttgaaaatcatgtgtaattttccttccacttaacgtTAGTCTGTCAAAGAtgataaaagttaattttaatacTAAATAACAGAATTGGTATTCTGTTATTGACTCCTAGTTTTTCTATAATAACATAAGCCTTTATTATCCCTGTTATTCTAACTTTATCTGTCAGTTCATTCCAAATTACTATTAAACTGCCTGCATTCGTCTCATCTAAACAAATCACTCCGCTTTGGTTCATCTacagcaggggtgggcaattaatttcttcagggggccgcatgaaaaatatgaaatatgttggagggccgatccagcaatgactcaaatttaatcttgactcattattcattttctcatacctcttgttgtaataaaatatttaaatcatattcttttgttaagaagaatattcagtaaaaattaataaaaataaaaaaacaatttgtggtttggctgaagtgagaattaacaaattaatagttaaaaaaaatatcgtcatcacatctgaatttatttttaactttttaatctctccacaattgaaatggtgtgtgttatattaatcaactgatcaactgcatatatgagcaataaatggttttaagtgttggaaaaagcctgacgaacagatgagcagctgggcagtgtcccgtatgtcacagctctcatccaaagccagggaaaaataccggtactcaaaatcattcacgctgtctttcagttgcagcaccaggttcgtcgATGTCCTCAATCCTTCTCAAGTTACGCTTTGCGGCggagagggagatgttctcaaaagcgccttttttctcaggacatattagcactgcttaatatactctccgtcagagaaaggtttgctcttcctagcaatcttagggatatgacaaaacttgccttgactgcagctcctctagatgccaggcgttttgtaaaaagtgtttgttgagcttgcaacaGACGACCTCAGTGACGCgcttctttctctgaaaagttcttgtatctctttcTCGTGTTTGGTCACAtagtgacggtggatattatattcctttaacacagccacctgcgcaccacaaactaaacacacggccttgcctttgacttcaataaagaaatatttcgctgtccatgccttgttaaaaatgcagaattcggaatcaacttttcttttttaccgtgagatgacattttgtggggatcgtgtattcgCTGCTAGCATCACTTGTTGTTGCTGTGTTAGCATTTATGTACATGCATTCATAAACGGTgccaagccctttcaaaataaaagacagctgtgtcgcatgcactcgaaaatacggtgttttgttttcgGACAAATTACTATTAACggccatatctggcccgcgggccttaaaatgcccaggtctgaTCTACAGGGTTTCCCCACAGGGTACTTATGGCATTACCTACCCTTAGACTTGAACTGTGCCTTTTGaattattcagttatttcacCTGATGATTCTTGAGTACCGGTGTTGCATAAAAGATGAAGAACAACTGTATTGTTTAAGTCAGATGAAGGGATTTTTAAAGCTGGTGATGGTTTCCACTTTAATTTGATTACAATGTtgcatatatatgtatttatgtaatcTTTATTGATTTTACATGTAATAAACGAATAGAAATGCTTTCTCCTGTGGGATTTTCTTATTACAGTGTCAGTTGGATTTCTACATATTAAGTTATACCGTTCAAGGTGAAACGTTTAAAGAttcatttgaacatttctcTTTCCGGGCTGGAATGTTCTCACGACAAacaactttttcatctttttaaatgttaactcTGGATCCCTCATTATAAGTATGCATACAAGCAAGAAATACTGTACACATACCTCAACTACTACCTATTATTGTATCCACTTGGTGCACTGATTCTCCTAGCAGCACAACAGACCCTCAGCATGATTCCACCATTGTAGGATCGAAAGTATAACTTTTAAGTCAGTTGAACACAATTATTGTCACTGTTGTGATCAAAAAGGCCTTGTCGGAGTTGTAGTAACACATCCAgataacttgtttttaattatttttgaattagttTTGAACTGATTATTTTGGGGGGagtatgtttgtatgtttttgatgagtggATGACATTATTATATGacataaacctaaaaaaaaaacaagtcgaTTTTGCATAACACCAAACTTTATAGCAGCCCTAAAATATATTCTCTTTATGGCCTCGTGGTAGTTTGAGCCGCCTCTTCgtttctttgcttttcagttgtttttacaCTGATTCTGGCATCGTGTTGTAATGTAGAACCCCGTGGAGTCGGTGTAGTGTTCCCTGCCAGAGGTCTGTAAGTGATCTCTGTGGTACTGGGTTTCAGCCTGCGGAGGGCACACGGTTCAACGGTCTCCGCTCCACCctgataagcagaagaagaagctcgCGGTGTGGCAGTCCTCCAGTGGCCGCTATCGGTACCTGGTTGAAGAAGTAGGAAACAGTATGTGACCGTCCAAAGCAGAGCCGAGACGCAGGCTGGCCAGTCGC comes from Gambusia affinis linkage group LG10, SWU_Gaff_1.0, whole genome shotgun sequence and encodes:
- the nipa1 gene encoding magnesium transporter NIPA1, yielding MADNSGLPGAPLGITIAVISSFINGSTFVLQKKGILRSRDKGCSYLTDVVWCSGTLCMIIGQVGNFLAYNLAPAVIVTPLGALGVLFGAVLASWILEERLNVLGKLGCIICCCGSVVLIIHAPKAVATSRRELEDGLSDPVFVTYILLVVLTLVTLIVWVAPAHGTSNIMVYVAICSLLGSFTVPSSKGLGLVAPDVFGEGQSNVGTVALFLGLLGALAVSILIQFFFINKALECFSSNIFEAIYYVTFTSTVIFASALLFKEWTGLTATDGLAMLCGLTTVCVGVILLRISQEAMITWKEKRERKKTD